The sequence GATGGTGCGCTTGCTGATAGGCAAGTAAAAATTCTCCCAGGTCACAGACAGCTTTGGAAAGTTCTATTCTGTCAATGGGATTGATTGATGAAAAATACCCCTCGTCCTTTAATATTTTCTGATAAATTGTTTTGGGAAGTGAAAGAAACTTCCCTGCGGCAGAACCCAAAGGCACTTTCATTTCATTTGTTTGAGATTGCAAATGCGCCTGGGCTGCTTCTGAGAAATAGGCATTTTCCAGAAGCAGTTTCTTGTAAAAGTATCCACAGGTCGGGCACGAGCATATTATTTTATAGCCTTTCCTGACAGCCTGCACTAATGTTTCAACATTGGTTTTAATTTTTTCCAATGCCTTTTGTTTCTGACCTTCCATCAACAGAGGCATGCTGCAGCAGGCCTGTTCCGGTACAAAAACGTCGATCCCTATCCCCTCAAGAAAATTTACCGTGGCCTTTCCGACTTCCGGGAAAAAATATCCGGCACTGCAGCCTGCAAAATAAGCAACTTTCTCCCCGGATTTGGCTGATTTCCCCCTGATGGCATTGCCGCCTTTATTTTTGACCCATTGAAAAAAATTCTGACCGGGGAATTGGGGCAATATCCTGTCCGGGTGGATTTTTGCAGTCTTTTTTATCATTGAAGCGGTAACGGGCCTACTGTTGATCCAATTGGCTGATCGACTCAGTAATGTGCCCAATCTGCCGGCTTTCCGGGCGTCAGCAATAAAGCTGACGGATAAAGGTACGCCGTTCTCATTTGCAGCGGCAGCTTTTGCTTGCAGAATCAGCATTCTTACATCAGGACAGGGGCACAACCCGCACAATGTGCAACGGTCAAGCAGTTGACAAATTGTGTTATTGTCAATCAATTCCCCTTGTTCAATCAGTTCATCATTTACTCTGTAGAGCTCAGGAAAAAACAGGCAATCTTCATCCAGATGAGTCCTGCAGACGTCACACCCGGATTTGCCTGCGCATTTTTCAAATATTTTTAGCACCATGGCCTTTGACGAAATACTCATGATTTCATTATCTTTTTACGGTCATTTGTTAATATTTTTATTCCATCAGGTTGACAACGACATTACTGATATCACTCTGCCCGCAACGCTTCCAGCGGATCAAGCCCCGCCGCTTTCTGTGCCGGAATCACGCCTGCCAGTAATCCTATCGATGCGGCAAGTATCTCCGCATATAACGCATAAAGCCAGGGCGTGTGTGTCGGTAATGCCGGGACCAGAACGCCGAGCAGCCAGGCAATCCCGGCACCGCCGGCTAAACCTGCTATACCGCCGATCACGGCCAGAACCACGGCTTCGCCAAGAAACAGCAGCAGGATCTGCTTTCTGTCCGCACCGATTGCTCTCATCAGGCCGATCTCAGGCGTCCGCTCATTAACCGCTATGGTCATAATAGTAAGAATCCCCACACCACCGACAAAGAGCGAGATGGCACCCAGCCCACCCACAGCAACGGTGAGTATATTGAGCACCGAACCGAGCACCTTGAGCATCTCTTCCTGGGTGGTGATGGTAAAGTCCTCAGCACCATGCCTGTTGACCAGAATTTTTCTTGCTCGTTCCGCGATAGTTTTCGACTGCAGTCCGGTTCGATAAACCAGATCGATCTCCATCAGGCTCTGCTGATTGAAAAGACTCATGGCCCTCACAGTCGGGATGTATACCGCGTCATCAAGATCAAAACCGAGCATCTGCCCCTTGGTTTCCATCACCCCGATTACCCGGTACCGCTCCCCAGCTATCCGGATAATCTTGCCAAGGGGATTTGACTCCCGGAAAAGCTCGTGCTTCACCTTGCTGCCAAGCACCACATAGGACCGCGGAGCAGTCAAATTATCTTCCGGCAAAAACCGTCCTTTCACCACCCTGATCTGCCAGACCTCACTTGCAGACGGCCCCACCCCTAAAATGGTGGTCCTTCGACTTCGGCCATAAAATTCAACCGGCCCATTTCCCTGAATGACTGAAATAGTGCTGACCACACCCGGAATGCGTGCCAGAGCCTGTTCGTCAGCAATAGACAGGGGACGGATATTGTTGATAACCGCCCCGGATGTGCCAAGTGTGGTGGCCTTGCCCGGATTGATACCGATCAGATTGGTGCCGAATTGAGTAAATTCTGCCAGAGTGAACCGATGAATACCTTCACCTATGGAAGTGAGCAATACCACCGAACCGATCCCCACCGCAATGCCGAGAATGGTAAGAAAGGAGCGAAGCCGCTGATCCACCAGCGAGTTCAATGATAAACGGAACAGGTCCCCTGGATGCATCAGCTCACCTCCTTGACAAGGACTCAATCGGATCAAGCCGGGCAGCCCTGAATGCCGGCAGCACACCGAAAAGAAGGCCGCAGCCAACAGCAACCGTCAGGGCCGTCACAAGGGCCCAGGAAGGGATATCAAGCGGAAATTGCGGGTACAGATACTCCACCAACCCGGTAGCACCGGCAGCAAGCAACAACCCCAACGCCCCGCCGAGAAATGAGAGCAATGCGGCCTCGCCAAGGAAAAGAGCAACGATCTGCCCACTGGGCGCGCCAAGGGCTTTAAGCAAACCGACTTCCGAACGTCGCTGACTTACCGCTATCAGCATCACATTCATAATCAGGATCCCCGCCACCCCCACACTGATTGCAGCTATGCCGCTTACAGTGAGGGTCAATGCCGTAAAAATCTTATCAAAGGTGGCAAGCACCGCATCCTGGGTAACAACGGTCACATCATCCTCTCCATCATGGCGTTTGCGGATTATTTTTAAAATCACTTCTTTTGCTTTTGGAATCAGATCCCGCTCGGAAGCCTCTATCATAATCCGGAACAGCGATTCGGTATTAAACAGTGCCTGGGCAGAAGCAACCGGAATGATGACCAGATCACTCATATCAAGCCCGATCGATTCCCCCTTATCGGAGAGGACGCCGGTCACAATAAACCGGTTGTCACCGATACGAACCTTCTTTCCGACTGCTGACTGTGTACCAAACAGCTCTTTCCTGGTCGTCTCCCCAAGTACGCATATCGGTGTTGCCCGACCTATATCACCTGGCGGAAGAAACCGCCCGCTGCCCATTTCGAGTTGATTTATATTGTGTAATTGCGAAGTGGAGCCGAGGATGGTCACCTCGCGCTCACGCCTGCCGTAAGATACCGGCGCGGCACCAATTATGATGGGGGCGACATAGCGGATAACCGAGGAACGCTGGAGCGCCGCCGCATCATCCAAAGTGAGATCACGCGGCGTGACGCCAAGCAGGGGCGGCAGTCCTCCAACTGTTTCAGAGCGACCCGGCAATACAATCAGAAGGTTGGTGCCAAGGGATGAGAACTGCCCGACAACATAGGTTCTGGCCCCTTCTCCCAGCGTGGAAAGCAGGACCATTGAGGCCACACCGATGGCCATAGCCAGCAACATCAGAAATGTCCTGGTGGGATACCCAAGTGAAGCACGGGTCGAAAAAGTCAGGATGTCTATGGGTTTCATCACCTTCCTTCCAACAACTCTTCTATTTTGAAGCGGTATCGGAAACAATACGCCCGTCCACCATATGTATCCGACGGGCTGCCCGATCCCCCAGCTCCGGGTCGTGGGTAACCATTATCACCGTTATCCCATCCCGGTTGAGCTGTTCCAGAATCCCGATCACCTCCATGCCGGAGTTCCTGTCAAGGTTGCCTGTCGGTTCATCGGCAAGGAGGATATGAGGGTTCATTATGGTTGCCCTGGCAATGGCCACCCGCTGCCGTTGGCCGCCTGAGAGTTGGTCCGGTCTATGATTGGCCCGCTGTTCCAGGCCAAATGCTTTGACCACCCTGGCCACCCGCTCTTTGCGCTCTTTCCGGTCAACCCCGGCCAGCATGAGTGGGAGTTCCACATTTTCGGCACTGCTCATCCTCGGTACCAAGTGAAAAAACTGAAAGATAAAACCAATTTTATGACGGCGAAACTCAGCCTGCTGATGATCGCTGAGCTTGGTCATATCCTCATCTTCAAAAAAATAGGTGCCGCTGTCCGGCCTGTCCAGGAGGCCGATCATGTTCAACAGGGTCGATTTTCCTGAACCGGACGGTCCCATGATCGCCACATATTCACCCTTGCCGATTGTCAGGTCGACCTGACGCAGTCCGTGAACCTGCTCATCGCCCACTTTAAAGATGCGGCTCAACTGCTCCAGGACAATCATTGCCGCTCCTCAACGCGAACAGCCTCGACACCATCTTCCAGCCCGGGTTTATCCACATTAACGACAATCAACTCCCCTTCAGCAAGGCCGTTAACCACCTCAGTTGCCGCCCAGTTGGAGAGTCCGGTGGAAATTGTTCGTTTTTGAACATGATGGTCGCCCGGGGAAAAAACAAAAACAGAGGCTTCTTCCATAACAGCCTCGGTAGGAATTTTCAGGCTATTCTGTCTGACATCGATCACCACCTCGACATCGGCACTGTATCCTGCCAGCAGCTCGGAAAACGCTTCACGATTGTCAAAAGAGACCTCGATCTCGACAGTTCTCGCCTGCTTTTCCAGATCGAGTACATAGGGGGCAATTCGACGAACCTGGCCGGAAAACGACCTGTTGCGAAAGGCGTCGAGGGTTATCCGCACCTCCATACCGACCCTTACCTCGGCGGCATCAACCTCATCAATGGGGGCAGAAACGTAGTAGCAGCTGTTTTCAATCAGATCCACGGCCGGCGGTGTCAAAACCCCGACCGGTGACGGTGTGATATATTCGTTGAGCTCACCTTCAATCTCGGCGATAACGCCGTCAAACGGTGCAATGAGCCGGGTACGGGACAGGTTGACCCGCGCAACCTCAACCTGAGCCTGCCTCATCTCCACGGAAGCCCGTGCCGCAGTGCACTCTGCCCGCAACGATTTTGCTTTGGTTACGGCCTGGTCCGTATGTTCTTCCGAAACAATCCGCTGTTTAAATAGGATTTCTGCCCGATGGGCCTGACGACCGGCCTCATCCGCCGAAAGGCATACCGCATTGGCCTTGGCCTCTGCCACTGCCACCTCTCTTTCGGATAGAACCAATTGGGCTTTAAGATCCTCGTTCCAGATCTCCAGCAACAGCTCACCGGCCTTTACCGAGTCCCCTTCCCGGATGGGGAGAAGGGCAACCTGACCACCCAGGCTTGGTGAAAGCTTGGCTCGCCTGCAGGCATTGACCGTGCCGGCCCTGGTGTTGGCAACGGTCTTCTCAACCGTTCCCCTGACCACCGCCTTCACCACCAGTTCAAGCGGCTTAGGCCTTGTTTTCTGCCGGATAAGAATAGCTGCTCCGGCTATGATCAGCAAAACCACAACCCAGCGGATCAGTTTTTTCATCGATCCTCCTCAGCCCGTAAGCCGCGTCAACTAAAGATCAAGACATTCGTTTTTTTTCGCGGATTCAATTGTACAGCAGTACGGACTTCGGATCAATTGCAACCAGCTTAATTATTTTGCAGACATTATATCCAATTTAAATCCCCGATTTTTTTACCTTTCCCACTGGGGCAAGGTATATCGTAAATTCTTCTTCACCATCAAGACCGAGTAGGTCATCTAATTCTTCCTGGTCATCCACATTAAAAATGGCAAGGTAAGTTTCAAGAGCATGACGACATCCGGCAAAAGGAATATTCGATTCACGAACATCAATTTTATTTTATGGGTGTTAATTTAACCGTTCAGCCCAGCGGAAATGGGAACCAGTCCTGAGAATGGGCACCACAAAAACTGCCCGTCGGAGAGGATTGGCTACCGCTGGAGCGGGTTTTTATCTCATCCTTTTTTAAACTCAAACCGTCACGCTTGCATTCACACTCTTTGGGGGCGAGAACTATAATTTACGCTGATCAACCAGAATCTTAATAATAGTACGGGGTTTTAAATTCCACATTGGAGACATTTCGATATTGATGTAGTCCACAGTGAGAATTGGAAATGATCCCCCATCCACAATACTTCTGCTATTGAATGCTGTTTTAAAATAGGCCTGGGCGACTGATAATACCATAAGTCCTGAGTTTCAAAATACTGAATTTTTGAACGAATATTGTTATCTTATATCGTTTGGTGTAGCATGAACCATACTCAAAAAATTTTATAAATACGCCGCAATGAAATTTTATTCAAACCCCTTAATTAATTGAGTAAAGGACATTTGGTCAATGAGTTCTGAGAATGCATATAAGTCGTTAGGCAAAGACGATCTCCTGGCAATACTGTTAGAGACTGAGAAGCTTGCGAATATTGGAGGTTGGGAATGGGACATTGTTAATGACATATGGACTTTTTCAGATAATTGGCTCCGCATACATGGTTGCACCAAACGCCATCTTGGCACTGAAGATTTGATAGCTATTGCACATCCTGAGGACAGAGATGCAATACGATTTTCTTTTAATGAGGCAGCCGAAAGAGCTGCCAAGTATGAAATTCAACATCGGATTATTCGTCAGGACACTGGTGAGAAAAGATATGTCCATGCCTGCGGTGTCGCAAAATTGAATAAAAGAGGAGAAGTTGTAAAACTATATGGTTCAGCTCAGGACATCACCGAACGCAAGCAGTTAGAAGAAGCTACCCATAAGCGAGAAGGTCGTTACAAAGCTATTTTACAAACGGCTATTGATGGTTTTTGGATCACCGACATAAACGGGCATTTTTTAGAAGTAAACTCAGCCTACTCGAAAATGAGCGGTTACAGCCAGAATGAACTGTTAACCATGCAGATTGCCGATGTAGAAACGGGTGAAGATTTTAAGGAAATTGAGAAGCATTTAAAAAAAGGCATCACAATAGGATACGATTGCTTCGAATCATTTCATCGCAGAAAAGACAATAGTACTTATCCTGTTGAGATTAATTTTACCTACTCGGATAAAGAGGGTGGGCGATTTGTTGTTTTTATAAAAGACATAAGTGAACGTAAAGAGGCAGAAGACAATTTACTAAAAAACCGATATTACCTTGCTAAAGCTCAAGAAATTGGAAAGATAGGCACATGGGAACTGGACATCCAGAAAAACTCCTTAATATGGACAGACGAAAATTATAAAATTTTTGGTGTACCCCTCGGCACAAAATTGAACTATGAGATATTTCTATCTTGTATTCATCCAGAAGACCGGGAGTATGTTGATAAAAAATGGAATGACGCATTAAAAAGCAAATCCTATGACATAATACATCGGGTAATTGCTGACAATAAGACCAAGTGGGTAAGGGAAAAAGCTGATATTAAGTTTGACTCAGAAGGTAATCCAACCATTGCTGTCGGGTTTACCCAGGACTTAACAGGTCTTAAAGAAATAGAGAATGCTCTCCAGGAAAGTGAAGAAAAATTCAAAACCATGTTTGAAAAAGCGCCATTGAGTTACCAGTCCCTTGACGAAAATGGCTGTTTCAAGGAGGTAAATCAAACCTGGTTGAAAACCATGGGATATACCCGGGAAGAAGTTTTGGGAAAAAATTTCAATGAATTTTTAGTTCCTGAATGGAAGAATCATTTTAAAGAGAATTTTCCGCGGTTTAAAGCTGTGGGCGAGATCCTTGGGGTTGAATTCGAAATGGTAAAAAAAAACGGGGACGCCATATTGGTTTCTTTCCACGGGAAAATAGCAAAAAACGAAACGGGAGGTTTTAAGCAGACCCATTGTATATTTCAGGACATTACAAGCATAAGGCAAGCTGAAGCATCATCAAACAGATTGAAAGAACGTCTGGAAAGCCTCTGGAATATAACTAAAATTGCTGATTCTGATATTCAAACAATCAGTGATCACGTTTTGGAAGAGGTCCAGAAAATAACCCAAAGCAAATATGCATTTTATGGCTTTATTGATCAGGATCAGAAATTTCTGAAACTGCATGCCTGGTCCACGGATACTATGGCTTCATGCAAGGTAACGGATCAGCCGCTTCACTTTGATATTGAAACGGCCGGGATATGGGCAAATGCTGTGCGAAATAATGAAATTGTCACCTTAAATGACTTCAGCCTGGATTTACCCGGAAAAAAGGGGCTGCCGGATGGACACGTCCCGTTGAATCGCATAATGGCTGTACCGCTCATAAGAAATGACAGGGTGATATCGATTGCTGTTGTTGCGAATAAAAAAGAAAAATATACCGGTGAGGATGAGGATCAGGTAAAAGCCTTTTTAAAAAACGTTCAGATTTTGATTGATCGGAAGGCAGTGACACAAGAGCTTCAAAGAAGCGAACAGAAGTTCGCAAAAGTCTTTCATAATGCCCCGCTGATGATAGCCATCAGTGATTACAGCACCGGGGAAATTCTGGATGCAAATCAGGAACACCTTAAATTATCCGGATATACTCGGGATGAACTTATCGGGAGAAGATCTGAGGAGATTGATTGGATCAGACCCGAAGATAGAAGGCGTCTGGTCGAGATGATCAAATCCCAAGGATATGTACGAGGGCAGAAACTGACCGTCTATTCCAAAACCAGGGATCCCATACCCTGTATTTATAATGGGGTTCTGGTTGATGTCGATGGAGAATCCCGGATTGTTTCAATCGCCCATGATATCTCTGAACAGATGAAAGCAGAGGGAGATCTCAGAAAACAGAAAAACCTGTTTGAAACGATGTTTAATACCATTCCAGACGGTGTAGTTATAACCAATACAGAGCGAGAGATAATATTGGCCAATCGTGGGATGAAAAATACCTTTGGATACACTCCAGAAGAGCTTATTGGAAAAAAAACGAAATGTCTGTATGCCGGGCAAAAAGAATTTCAAGCGACTGGCTCAGAAATATTCAATAAAGATACCCAAAACCCACATGGCTTATATATCTCCCGCTATAGGAAAAAAGATGGAAAACTATTCACTGGGGAAACATTTGGTGCCAAGTTATACGACGGGAAAAACCAGTGGATCGGTAATTTGGGAATCATGCGTGACATAACAGATCGAGAGCAGACAGAGAAACGGCTGCAACAGGCGCAAAAAATGGAATCGATCGGGAGTCTTGCGGGGGGTATTGCCCATGATTTTAACAATATATTATTTCCAATTGTTGGCATGTCTGAATTGCTTCTTGAAGATCTTCTTCCAGGCAGTGTTGAAAGGGAGAATGCTGAAGAAATTTTAAAAGCAGGCAAAAGGGGCAGCGACCTTGTCAAACAAATTCTCGCCTTCAGCCGCCAATCTGAACATACGATGATGCCAACTCGAATTCAAAATATTTTAAACGAAGTGATAAAACTATCCCGGTCTACGATTCCAACTTACATTGAAATCAAACAAGACATTCAAAAAGACTGTGGCATGGTTTTGGCGGATCCATCTCAAATTCATCAAATCGGAATGAATCTCATCACCAATGCTTATCACGCTGTAGAAGACACTGGTGGAACAATTTCGGTTAAGCTGAGACAGGCCGATCTCAAGGTTCCTGACAGGCCTGACATGAATCTAACTCCAGGTAATTATGCTGTTATATCAATTTCAGATTCGGGTCACGGTATGCCAACAAGACTTTTAGAAAAAATTTTCGACCCGTATTTTACAACAAAGCAACAGGGAAAAGGAACCGGCCTTGGCCTGGCAGTGGTTTATGGTATTGTAAAGGAGCATGGGGGCGAGATTAAGGTTTACAGTGAAATTGGCAATGGCTCGAAATTTGAAATCTATCTGCCGTTGATGAAGAAAACAATCGGTCCTGAATCACTCGCTGAAGTTGAAGAGAATCCAGGTGGGAATGAACGAATCTTGCTTGTTGACGATGAGGGGTCTATAGCAAAACTTGAAAAACAGATGCTCGAAAGGATGGGCTACATGGTTACTTCCCGGTTACATAGTGTTGAAGCTCTGGAGGCATTCAGAGCAAGCCCGTCTTCATACGACCTGGTGATTACTGACATGAGCATGCCAAACATCCCGGGAGATGAATTAGCACGAAAAATTAAATCAATAAAATCTGACGTGCCAATCATCATTTGCACAGGATTCAGTGAAAGAATCCATGAAGGTAATATTAAACAAATGGATATTGATGGATTATTGATGAAACCCGTTGTAAAATCAGATCTGGCTAAACTTGTTCGGAACGTATTGGATGATGCTCAAGGGAAAATCTGATTTTCAATATACGTTTAAGGAAAATCCCCCCCAACAATAAGTCTATTATAAAATGCTCAAAGCCAGTATTGAAGGGGCGTTGACTTCTTCTGCCATTTCTCACCTATCTGAAATCGTTGGCAGTCCGCTTTTATACCATGATTGCTGGGTTTTAATTTACTCGATTTCATTGGAATTATTGCTTTTTTTTGTTGGCTTGTATAAAACAAATTTAATCAACAAAAAAATATTGTCCGATAGTAATCATGAATATAGCAAGTTTGCGCTTCACAACAGATTTGTAAAAATTGATCAGTGGCGAGGTTAGATTGTGACCAGAAAACCAACCTATGAGGAACTCCTTCAAAAAGTTAAAAAACTGGAAGAGGAAAGATGCGCCTGGAAAAAAGATTCATTCGTTGAAGCAAGTAATTCCAAACCAAGAGGAACAGATTCGGCGGATCCAGATAATGATTTTTGGGAAAAAAAAGACAACCTCGGATCTATTATAAATGTTGGCAAACTTCAGTCGATCATGGACGACTTCCATAAACTGACTGGAATGGTTACCGCTATCCTTGATATGGAAGGTAATGTCATAGAATCAACTGGATGGCAGGATATCTGCACTAAATTTCATAGAGTACACCCAATAACTAAAAAGAACTGTACCGAAAGTGATCTTTACCTTGTTAAAAATATTAAGTATGGGGAGTATATAGAATACCAATGTAAAAATGGTCTGTGGGACGTCGTCACGCCATTATATATCGGGAACAAACATGTGGGCAATATTTACACCGGGCAATTTTTTTATGAGGGCGACCCGGTGGATGAAAACAGATTTATCAAACAGGCAGAAACTTACGGGTTCGATAAAGAATTATACTTGGATGCATTCCGCCGCATCCCGAGATACAACAGGAAAACTATAAAAGATTTAATGAGCTTTCTGGTCAAATTCACTTCCTATGTGTCAAACGTTAGCTATTCAAATTTGAAGTTGGAAACGGAAATTTATGATCGTAAACAGGCGGAAGATGAGCTTCGAAAAAGTGAACGAAGGTTCCAACGGGCCATGAACGCGAGTCAGGATGGTATATATGATTGGGATTTAGAGACTAAAGATATCTACTATTCTCCGGGTTGGAAGCGTATGCTGGGTTATGAACCTGATGAACTTCCAAATGATTTTTCTGTTTGGGAGAAATTAACACATCCTGATGACGCAAAATCATCTTGGACTATGATGAACGAGGTGATTGAGGGCAAAAGGGATCGGTTCGAAATTGAGTTCAGAATGAAGCATAAGAACGGTCATTGGGTTGATATTCTCTCCAGATCGAACCTGTATACAGATGATTTGAATGGCAAAATCCGTGTCGTTGGAACTCATGTAGATATCTCAGAGATCAAAAAGATTGAAAGAGAATTAAAAGCAAGGGAAGAAGAACATTGGGCAATCCTTGAAACAGCCATGGACGGTTTCTGGATTATCGATACTGCAGGCCGCTTTCTCGAAGTTAATGAAACCTATTGTGAAATGAGCGGCTATGCAGAAGAAGAGCTTCTTCACATGGATATCAGTGCCGTGGAAGATGTTGAGAAGCCCTTCGACGTCGCTACACACATGCAGAAGGTTCTGGCCGAGGGACAGGACCGATTTGAAAGTCGCCACCGTCGCAAGGACGGGACAGTCTTCGATGTGGAAATAAGCGTTCAGAAACGACCGTTGGATGAACCGCAATGCGTGGTCTTTATTCGTGACATCACCGAGCGCAAGTGCTCGGAATTAGCTCTTTTAGAAAGCGAAACTCGTTTTAAAGCACTTCATAATGCATCTTTCGGGGGAATAGTCATTCATGACCAGGGTGTCATTCTGGAATGTAACCAAGGTCTTTCGGAAATGATGGGTTATGAATATTCAGAGCTTATTGGAATGGACGGACTTTTGTTGATAGCCGACCAATCCCGTGAAAAAGTAAAAAATAATATTCGTACTGGTTATGAAAAACCTTATGAAGCATTCGGTTTGCGGAAAAATGGTGAGGAATTTCCAATGCACTTAGAGGCCCGGAATGTACCTTATAAGGGGAAAAAAGTAAGAACTGTCGAGTTCCGAGATCTAACCGAACAGAAAAAGACTGAAACGGAAAAAGAAAAACTCCAGGCCCAACTCTTACAGGCACAGAAGATGGAGTCCGTGGGCCGTCTGGCCGGAGGTGTCGCCCACGACTTTAACAATATGCTCAACATAATCCTCGGCAATACGGAAATAGCAATTGAGGACATAGCCCCGGATGACCCGGTCCACGGAAACCTTGGAGAAATTTTATCTGCGGCCAAGCGCTCTGCCGACATCACCAGACAACTGCTGGCTTTTTCAAGAAAACAGACCATAGCACCCAAGATCCTTAATCTCAACGATACCATCAAGAGCATGCTCAGGATGCTTCGGCGGCTGATCGGCGAGGATATCGACCTGGCGTGGCTACCTGGTGCAAATATCCGGCAGGTCAGGATGGACCCGTCACAAATCGATCAGATTCTGGCCAATCTGTGCGTCAACGCCCGCGATGCCATTGCAGACGTGGGAAAGATCACCATAGAAACTGGCAACACGACGTTTGATTCCGCCTATTGTGCAACACATCCGGGCTTTGTTGCTGGTGACTTTGTCCTGCTGGCTGTCAGCGATGACGGCTGCGGTATGGATCAGGAGACAATATCTAAGATGTTCGAGCCATTCTTTTCTACCAAGGACATAGGTAAGGGCACCGGTCTGGGGCTGGCTACTGTGTACGGCATCGTTAAACAAAATGAAGGTTTCATAAACGTTTACAGCGAGCCGGACCAGGGTACCACCTTCCGGATCTATCTGCCCCAGTATCGGGCTGAAACTGAAAGTCCGAAGAAAAAAATAGCAGAAAAAATAAGCGTGGACGGAAATGAAACCATTTTGTTGGTGGAGGATGAACCTTCCATCCTAAGAATGACACGCATGATGCTGGAGCGAAACGGTTACAAAATCCTTGCGGCCAGCACGCCGGGAGAAGCGATCTCGATT comes from uncultured Desulfobacter sp. and encodes:
- a CDS encoding heterodisulfide reductase-related iron-sulfur binding cluster, which gives rise to MSISSKAMVLKIFEKCAGKSGCDVCRTHLDEDCLFFPELYRVNDELIEQGELIDNNTICQLLDRCTLCGLCPCPDVRMLILQAKAAAANENGVPLSVSFIADARKAGRLGTLLSRSANWINSRPVTASMIKKTAKIHPDRILPQFPGQNFFQWVKNKGGNAIRGKSAKSGEKVAYFAGCSAGYFFPEVGKATVNFLEGIGIDVFVPEQACCSMPLLMEGQKQKALEKIKTNVETLVQAVRKGYKIICSCPTCGYFYKKLLLENAYFSEAAQAHLQSQTNEMKVPLGSAAGKFLSLPKTIYQKILKDEGYFSSINPIDRIELSKAVCDLGEFLLAYQQAHHLTFKTNDPQIPLIYFAPCHQREQGIGQPYFKIFSTIPGTDMIQVGGALDCCGMGGHLGYKQSFHTLSLKMGQSLFKKIESEKDRFVVTDCLSCRLQFSHVFDRKVFHPIELLEI
- a CDS encoding ABC transporter ATP-binding protein is translated as MIVLEQLSRIFKVGDEQVHGLRQVDLTIGKGEYVAIMGPSGSGKSTLLNMIGLLDRPDSGTYFFEDEDMTKLSDHQQAEFRRHKIGFIFQFFHLVPRMSSAENVELPLMLAGVDRKERKERVARVVKAFGLEQRANHRPDQLSGGQRQRVAIARATIMNPHILLADEPTGNLDRNSGMEVIGILEQLNRDGITVIMVTHDPELGDRAARRIHMVDGRIVSDTASK
- a CDS encoding ABC transporter permease yields the protein MKPIDILTFSTRASLGYPTRTFLMLLAMAIGVASMVLLSTLGEGARTYVVGQFSSLGTNLLIVLPGRSETVGGLPPLLGVTPRDLTLDDAAALQRSSVIRYVAPIIIGAAPVSYGRREREVTILGSTSQLHNINQLEMGSGRFLPPGDIGRATPICVLGETTRKELFGTQSAVGKKVRIGDNRFIVTGVLSDKGESIGLDMSDLVIIPVASAQALFNTESLFRIMIEASERDLIPKAKEVILKIIRKRHDGEDDVTVVTQDAVLATFDKIFTALTLTVSGIAAISVGVAGILIMNVMLIAVSQRRSEVGLLKALGAPSGQIVALFLGEAALLSFLGGALGLLLAAGATGLVEYLYPQFPLDIPSWALVTALTVAVGCGLLFGVLPAFRAARLDPIESLSRR
- a CDS encoding ABC transporter permease, with amino-acid sequence MHPGDLFRLSLNSLVDQRLRSFLTILGIAVGIGSVVLLTSIGEGIHRFTLAEFTQFGTNLIGINPGKATTLGTSGAVINNIRPLSIADEQALARIPGVVSTISVIQGNGPVEFYGRSRRTTILGVGPSASEVWQIRVVKGRFLPEDNLTAPRSYVVLGSKVKHELFRESNPLGKIIRIAGERYRVIGVMETKGQMLGFDLDDAVYIPTVRAMSLFNQQSLMEIDLVYRTGLQSKTIAERARKILVNRHGAEDFTITTQEEMLKVLGSVLNILTVAVGGLGAISLFVGGVGILTIMTIAVNERTPEIGLMRAIGADRKQILLLFLGEAVVLAVIGGIAGLAGGAGIAWLLGVLVPALPTHTPWLYALYAEILAASIGLLAGVIPAQKAAGLDPLEALRAE
- a CDS encoding efflux RND transporter periplasmic adaptor subunit; translated protein: MKKLIRWVVVLLIIAGAAILIRQKTRPKPLELVVKAVVRGTVEKTVANTRAGTVNACRRAKLSPSLGGQVALLPIREGDSVKAGELLLEIWNEDLKAQLVLSEREVAVAEAKANAVCLSADEAGRQAHRAEILFKQRIVSEEHTDQAVTKAKSLRAECTAARASVEMRQAQVEVARVNLSRTRLIAPFDGVIAEIEGELNEYITPSPVGVLTPPAVDLIENSCYYVSAPIDEVDAAEVRVGMEVRITLDAFRNRSFSGQVRRIAPYVLDLEKQARTVEIEVSFDNREAFSELLAGYSADVEVVIDVRQNSLKIPTEAVMEEASVFVFSPGDHHVQKRTISTGLSNWAATEVVNGLAEGELIVVNVDKPGLEDGVEAVRVEERQ